The following are from one region of the Salvia hispanica cultivar TCC Black 2014 chromosome 1, UniMelb_Shisp_WGS_1.0, whole genome shotgun sequence genome:
- the LOC125201728 gene encoding uncharacterized protein LOC125201728 isoform X1 — protein MDNHGHGNGASGNVPEFGAIFLSNTQTKKECLRRNIFALPSSHAEFVRHVKEGMVLFLFETRKRQLFGVYQASCDGAVDINPHAFSSSGRHYPAQVRFRQIWHCDPISEKEFQDAIIGNYFCARKFNFGLSKDQVHRLLYLFSSKKIKRNIPSQPQSEAIVEVSKDRRLVGDDRDRHGLSETGYMESTEYDDHVSSLAKGREENVLVENRANADGKKYHFSHDDFIAKRRRIGKEYPEHFLDPLDARVRDDYTSLQRSTLREDYDILNGRQQTFASDNYGSSLAQGKRVIDDDRFLLDDSVIRDCDSNVVRSVSISDHDMKLCRQERGMVKDYERLMGRKSENTFDPSTSHFHKIRKTNAAGRFQIDENEPRLGTCFSGGLSSKTDLPPWHCGYRIIEGRKYPVLEGRSTENMVDKGPPALATKDGNVADEDRQVLDNARYRKSERVDNREASHTHSNPVISMKYPCFSKPEQNLSSFPDKFPKKQLSQFTVSSNFDISPSIFEDATITRTVPYSPDHPSLSHGCSSSKEANRFSTSMQKTHPRDGSLGDFYPLSSSNRLQLYPLEPEKSIIPQDATLGYRDNGLAMSTPGLQSSLLRESSSSFVNPDLSMDMDLNTSAPVNYRRSLSSRLSPPCSDPENFEGKKGLLAYYSKSRDHNFKYDGYLPEASENKRTHVPQHGMDIFAGKYSIYSESQDPGMDICQRKRNLAIYGNQHFRLSRNMNPMELHKISGANSTLKRKSVFTRLSSTSTQFSEERNDIDVNLQDCYINATADELMEMLKQNDNLSPRRLGKSGVVGQQARESADHEYKTQYHMETEHSTMETERLSNATQATADSSDEIPKETRALDFKRRSERKLVGTSSGSASHNIPTGAKEEVKSSTNSTSRRKKLVRPAFDKIDPASDAAPLGTKTLQLHASILVKDDKQSSETATSLLEPENPFNGTRSSNVLAPHTHQEGDCNKEPQCPKEKNDAVSQVLSSTSVEHGNDDLHVGKEPPCPKEQKDALAQVLPSTGVEHGNDDHHIGSSEVPTETSQQLISDIQTSVDGISAEDTDDTNITSRNLPEPSFEGSEPGAGSRKELTMEKHLNKLKIILTTVKDMKASSSQ, from the exons ATGGACAACCATGGGCATGGTAACGGGGCTTCTGGAAATGTTCCTGAATTTGGTGCAATCTTTCTTTCAAACACTCAGACCAAAAAAGAATGCCTTCGACGGAATATATTTGCACTACCATCTTCGCATGCTGAATTTGTGAGACATGTTAAAGAGGGAATGGTTTTGTTCCTGTTTGAAACTAGAAAGAGACAACTCTTCGGAGTTTATCAGGCATCCTGTGATGGCGCGGTGGACATTAATCCCCACGCATTTAGTAGTTCAGGGCGGCATTACCCAGCACAGGTTCGCTTTAGACAAATATGGCATTGTGATCCAATCTCTGAGAAAGAATTCCAAGATGCTATCATAGGGAATTACTTTTGTGCAAGGAAATTCAACTTCGGCCTCTCTAAAGATCAG GTTCACAGGCTTCTTTATTTGTTCAGttcaaaaaagataaaaagaaacatCCCCTCTCAGCCGCAGTCAGAAGCTATTGTTGAAGTATCTAAGGACAGAAGGCTGGTAGGAGATGACAGAGACAGACATGGACTAAGTGAGACAGGATACATGGAATCTACTGAATATGATGACCATGTGAGCTCGTTGGCTAAAGGCAGAGAAGAAAACGTGTTGGTAGAGAATAGGGCCAATGCTGAtgggaaaaaatatcatttttctcaTGATGATTTTATTGCTAAAAGGAGAAGAATAGGTAAAGAATACCCTGAGCATTTTCTGGATCCTTTAGATGCGAGAGTCCGCGATGATTATACTTCTTTGCAGAGGAGTACATTGCGGGAGGACTATGACATACTCAATGGTCGGCAACAGACATTTGCAAGTGATAACTATGGGAGTTCCCTGGCTCAAGGCAAACGTGTGATTGATGATGATAGGTTCCTGTTAGATGATTCTGTGATAAGAGACTGCGATAGTAATGTGGTTAGGTCTGTTTCTATTAGTGATCACGACATGAAATTATGTAGGCAAGAAAGAGGAATGGTAAAGGATTATGAGCGGTTGATGGGGAGGAAATCGGAAAATACCTTTGATCCTTCTACCAGCcatttccataaaataagaaaaacaaatgcAGCTGGGAGGTTTCAAATCGACGAGAATGAACCTCGTCTTGGAACATGTTTTTCCGGAGGCTTATCTTCCAAAACTGATTTACCTCCATGGCATTGTGGTTACAGAATTATTGAGGGAAGGAAGTACCCAGTTCTGGAAGGAAGATCAACTGAAAATATGGTGGATAAAGGTCCACCTGCACTGGCCACAAAAGATGGAAATGTTGCGGATGAAGACAGGCAAGTATTAGATAATGCAAGGTATAGAAAGAGTGAGAGAGTAGATAATAGAGAGGCTAGTCATACACATAGTAATCCTGTCATTTCAATGAAGTACCCTTGTTTCTCCAAGCCAGAACAAAATTTATCTTCATTTCCTGATAAGTTTCCGAAGAAACAGCTCTCTCAATTTACCGTCTCCAGTAATTTTGACATCTCGCCCTCCATTTTTGAGGATGCAACTATTACAAGGACTGTCCCTTACTCACCTGATCACCCCAGTCTTTCTCATGGATGCTCCTCGTCAAAGGAAGCTAACCGATTTTCTACTTCAATGCAAAAAACCCACCCGCGTGATGGTTCTTTGGGGGACTTCTATCCGCTATCTAGTAGTAATAGGTTGCAGCTGTATCCTTTGGAACCGGAAAAATCTATCATACCTCAAGATGCCACACTTGGATATAGAGATAATGGTTTAGCGATGAGCACACCAGGTCTCCAGAGTTCTTTGCTTCGAGAATCTTCCAGTTCTTTTGTAAACCCGGACCTTTCTATGGACATGGATCTGAATACATCTGCTCCTGTTAATTACAGACGGTCGTTGTCTTCAAGGCTTTCTCCACCCTGCAGTGATCCTGAGAACTTTGAAGGCAAAAAAGGTTTGTTGGCTTATTACTCCAAATCAAGAGAccataatttcaaatatgatGGATATCTTCCTGAGGCATCAGAAAATAAGAGAACGCATGTTCCTCAACATGGGATGGACATTTTTGCTGGCAAATATTCCATTTATTCCGAATCTCAAGATCCGGGCATGGATATTTGTCAGCGAAAAAGAAATTTGGCGATTTATGGGAATCAGCACTTCAGATTGTCTAGAAATATGAATCCCATGGAACTCCACAAAATTTCTGGAGCTAACTCCACTCTTAAGAGGAAAAGTGTTTTTACTCGTTTGTCTTCTACATCAACCCAGTTTAGTGAAGAGAGAAATGACATTGATGTTAATCTTCAAGACTGCTATATCAATGCTACAGCTGATGAACTCATGGAGATGTTGAAGCAGAATGACAATCTGTCACCGAGAAGGCTCGggaaatctggagttgttggACAACAAGCTAGAGAAAGTGCAGACCATGAATATAAAACCCAGTATCATATGGAAACTGAGCACTCTACAATGGAGACGGAAAGGCTGAGTAATGCAACTCAAGCTACTGCAGATAGTTCGGATGAAATCCCTAAAGAGACTCGAGCTTTGGATTTCAAACGCCGTAGTGAAAGAAAGTTGGTTGGGACTAGTTCTGGTTCAGCCTCTCATAATATTCCCACTGGTGCTAAAGAAGAGGTCAAAAGTTCCACTAATTCTACTTCAAGACGCAAAAAGTTGGTTAGACCTGCTTTCGATAAAATTGATCCAGCTAGTGATGCTGCCCCACTTGGTACTAAAACATTACAGCTTCATGCTTCAATCCTCGTGAAGGATGATAAACAGAGTAGTGAAACAGCCACCAGCTTACTTGAGCCTGAGAATCCCTTCAACGGTACCAGGTCTAGCAATGTGTTGGCTCCACACACTCATCAAGAGGGGGACTGTAATAAAGAACCCCAATGTCCCAAGGAGAAAAATGACGCAGTATCTCAAGTCTTGTCATCTACTAGCGTTGAGCATGGAAACGATGACCTTCATGTTGGTAAAGAACCCCCATGTCCCAAGGAGCAAAAAGACGCATTAGCTCAAGTCTTGCCATCTACAGGCGTTGAGCATGGAAACGATGACCACCACATTGGTAGTTCAGAGGTTCCAACGGAAACATCTCAACAGTTGATTTCTGATATTCAAACTTCCGTTGATGGAATTTCAGCCGAAGATACTGATGATACTAACATCACCAGCCGGAACCTTCCGGAACCATCTTTTGAAGGGTCCGAACCTGGTGCTGGTTCCAGGAAGGAACTTACTATGGAGAAACATctgaacaaattaaaaatcatactaaCTACTGTGAAAGATATGAAGGCTTCTTCTTCTCAGTGA
- the LOC125201728 gene encoding uncharacterized protein LOC125201728 isoform X2, with translation MESTEYDDHVSSLAKGREENVLVENRANADGKKYHFSHDDFIAKRRRIGKEYPEHFLDPLDARVRDDYTSLQRSTLREDYDILNGRQQTFASDNYGSSLAQGKRVIDDDRFLLDDSVIRDCDSNVVRSVSISDHDMKLCRQERGMVKDYERLMGRKSENTFDPSTSHFHKIRKTNAAGRFQIDENEPRLGTCFSGGLSSKTDLPPWHCGYRIIEGRKYPVLEGRSTENMVDKGPPALATKDGNVADEDRQVLDNARYRKSERVDNREASHTHSNPVISMKYPCFSKPEQNLSSFPDKFPKKQLSQFTVSSNFDISPSIFEDATITRTVPYSPDHPSLSHGCSSSKEANRFSTSMQKTHPRDGSLGDFYPLSSSNRLQLYPLEPEKSIIPQDATLGYRDNGLAMSTPGLQSSLLRESSSSFVNPDLSMDMDLNTSAPVNYRRSLSSRLSPPCSDPENFEGKKGLLAYYSKSRDHNFKYDGYLPEASENKRTHVPQHGMDIFAGKYSIYSESQDPGMDICQRKRNLAIYGNQHFRLSRNMNPMELHKISGANSTLKRKSVFTRLSSTSTQFSEERNDIDVNLQDCYINATADELMEMLKQNDNLSPRRLGKSGVVGQQARESADHEYKTQYHMETEHSTMETERLSNATQATADSSDEIPKETRALDFKRRSERKLVGTSSGSASHNIPTGAKEEVKSSTNSTSRRKKLVRPAFDKIDPASDAAPLGTKTLQLHASILVKDDKQSSETATSLLEPENPFNGTRSSNVLAPHTHQEGDCNKEPQCPKEKNDAVSQVLSSTSVEHGNDDLHVGKEPPCPKEQKDALAQVLPSTGVEHGNDDHHIGSSEVPTETSQQLISDIQTSVDGISAEDTDDTNITSRNLPEPSFEGSEPGAGSRKELTMEKHLNKLKIILTTVKDMKASSSQ, from the coding sequence ATGGAATCTACTGAATATGATGACCATGTGAGCTCGTTGGCTAAAGGCAGAGAAGAAAACGTGTTGGTAGAGAATAGGGCCAATGCTGAtgggaaaaaatatcatttttctcaTGATGATTTTATTGCTAAAAGGAGAAGAATAGGTAAAGAATACCCTGAGCATTTTCTGGATCCTTTAGATGCGAGAGTCCGCGATGATTATACTTCTTTGCAGAGGAGTACATTGCGGGAGGACTATGACATACTCAATGGTCGGCAACAGACATTTGCAAGTGATAACTATGGGAGTTCCCTGGCTCAAGGCAAACGTGTGATTGATGATGATAGGTTCCTGTTAGATGATTCTGTGATAAGAGACTGCGATAGTAATGTGGTTAGGTCTGTTTCTATTAGTGATCACGACATGAAATTATGTAGGCAAGAAAGAGGAATGGTAAAGGATTATGAGCGGTTGATGGGGAGGAAATCGGAAAATACCTTTGATCCTTCTACCAGCcatttccataaaataagaaaaacaaatgcAGCTGGGAGGTTTCAAATCGACGAGAATGAACCTCGTCTTGGAACATGTTTTTCCGGAGGCTTATCTTCCAAAACTGATTTACCTCCATGGCATTGTGGTTACAGAATTATTGAGGGAAGGAAGTACCCAGTTCTGGAAGGAAGATCAACTGAAAATATGGTGGATAAAGGTCCACCTGCACTGGCCACAAAAGATGGAAATGTTGCGGATGAAGACAGGCAAGTATTAGATAATGCAAGGTATAGAAAGAGTGAGAGAGTAGATAATAGAGAGGCTAGTCATACACATAGTAATCCTGTCATTTCAATGAAGTACCCTTGTTTCTCCAAGCCAGAACAAAATTTATCTTCATTTCCTGATAAGTTTCCGAAGAAACAGCTCTCTCAATTTACCGTCTCCAGTAATTTTGACATCTCGCCCTCCATTTTTGAGGATGCAACTATTACAAGGACTGTCCCTTACTCACCTGATCACCCCAGTCTTTCTCATGGATGCTCCTCGTCAAAGGAAGCTAACCGATTTTCTACTTCAATGCAAAAAACCCACCCGCGTGATGGTTCTTTGGGGGACTTCTATCCGCTATCTAGTAGTAATAGGTTGCAGCTGTATCCTTTGGAACCGGAAAAATCTATCATACCTCAAGATGCCACACTTGGATATAGAGATAATGGTTTAGCGATGAGCACACCAGGTCTCCAGAGTTCTTTGCTTCGAGAATCTTCCAGTTCTTTTGTAAACCCGGACCTTTCTATGGACATGGATCTGAATACATCTGCTCCTGTTAATTACAGACGGTCGTTGTCTTCAAGGCTTTCTCCACCCTGCAGTGATCCTGAGAACTTTGAAGGCAAAAAAGGTTTGTTGGCTTATTACTCCAAATCAAGAGAccataatttcaaatatgatGGATATCTTCCTGAGGCATCAGAAAATAAGAGAACGCATGTTCCTCAACATGGGATGGACATTTTTGCTGGCAAATATTCCATTTATTCCGAATCTCAAGATCCGGGCATGGATATTTGTCAGCGAAAAAGAAATTTGGCGATTTATGGGAATCAGCACTTCAGATTGTCTAGAAATATGAATCCCATGGAACTCCACAAAATTTCTGGAGCTAACTCCACTCTTAAGAGGAAAAGTGTTTTTACTCGTTTGTCTTCTACATCAACCCAGTTTAGTGAAGAGAGAAATGACATTGATGTTAATCTTCAAGACTGCTATATCAATGCTACAGCTGATGAACTCATGGAGATGTTGAAGCAGAATGACAATCTGTCACCGAGAAGGCTCGggaaatctggagttgttggACAACAAGCTAGAGAAAGTGCAGACCATGAATATAAAACCCAGTATCATATGGAAACTGAGCACTCTACAATGGAGACGGAAAGGCTGAGTAATGCAACTCAAGCTACTGCAGATAGTTCGGATGAAATCCCTAAAGAGACTCGAGCTTTGGATTTCAAACGCCGTAGTGAAAGAAAGTTGGTTGGGACTAGTTCTGGTTCAGCCTCTCATAATATTCCCACTGGTGCTAAAGAAGAGGTCAAAAGTTCCACTAATTCTACTTCAAGACGCAAAAAGTTGGTTAGACCTGCTTTCGATAAAATTGATCCAGCTAGTGATGCTGCCCCACTTGGTACTAAAACATTACAGCTTCATGCTTCAATCCTCGTGAAGGATGATAAACAGAGTAGTGAAACAGCCACCAGCTTACTTGAGCCTGAGAATCCCTTCAACGGTACCAGGTCTAGCAATGTGTTGGCTCCACACACTCATCAAGAGGGGGACTGTAATAAAGAACCCCAATGTCCCAAGGAGAAAAATGACGCAGTATCTCAAGTCTTGTCATCTACTAGCGTTGAGCATGGAAACGATGACCTTCATGTTGGTAAAGAACCCCCATGTCCCAAGGAGCAAAAAGACGCATTAGCTCAAGTCTTGCCATCTACAGGCGTTGAGCATGGAAACGATGACCACCACATTGGTAGTTCAGAGGTTCCAACGGAAACATCTCAACAGTTGATTTCTGATATTCAAACTTCCGTTGATGGAATTTCAGCCGAAGATACTGATGATACTAACATCACCAGCCGGAACCTTCCGGAACCATCTTTTGAAGGGTCCGAACCTGGTGCTGGTTCCAGGAAGGAACTTACTATGGAGAAACATctgaacaaattaaaaatcatactaaCTACTGTGAAAGATATGAAGGCTTCTTCTTCTCAGTGA
- the LOC125203119 gene encoding uncharacterized protein At4g19900-like isoform X2, translating to MLRQLRTRRRPRYGAHICALIAAVLLLLSVSLLYSRLSFFSSQPQHPLHHSRDNSFNPLLDDLDSETLTTTNPNDDRIDELDDVILEEGGSKNNEENLADEEDDDSTVQNQGAASKSSYFFDHVNSVVRRSFNRRSIDEWEDYVPFSLKHKSDLGFGIDESKLVFGSDDVLVDDKLRKKLSEVRKIEDALLLKGSVLREGWGDWFEKKGDFLRRDRMFKSNIEILNPLNNPMLQDPDGIGVTGLTRGDKIFLKGLLNEFKRTPFLAKKPLAVSETQDVVIGERGAEHDKEVNRVERRALTNDNIRMVRKNEGLEREYYADGKRRGRCNMRVFMVWNSPPWMFGVRQQRGLESLLHHHPDACVVVFSETIELNFFSGFVKDGYKVAVVMPNLDELLKDTPTHIFASVWHEWKTTKYYPVHYSELIRLASIYKYGGIYLDSDIVVLKPLSELNNTVGYEHELGDKTLNGAVMVFRKHSPFILSCLEEFYASYDDAQLRWNGADLLTRVAKQFLSSKDVADVNAELRLQPSSVFFPFDHNTISRYFTAPQTEIEKHDQDNLYNKVMQQSVTIHLWNSATSALIPEPESLVFKLLNLYCIHCTDAL from the exons ATGCTTCGTCAACTCCGTACGCGGCGGAGGCCCCGCTACGGCGCGCACATCTGCGCCCTAATCGCGGCGgtgctcctcctcctctcgGTGTCTCTCCTGTACAGCCGCCTTTCCTTCTTCAGTTCGCAACCCCAACACCCCCTCCATCACTCACGCGACAACTCCTTCAACCCTCTCCTCGACGATCTCGACTCCGAAACCCTCACCACCACCAATCCCAATGACGATCGCATTGACGAGCTCGATGACGTCATTTTGGAAGAGGGCGGTAGCAAGAATAACGAGGAAAACCTCGCCGACGAAGAGGATGATGACTCCACTGTGCAGAATCAGGGCGCTGCCAGTAAGTCTAGTTACTTTTTTGACCATGTGAACAGCGTCGTTCGGAGATCATTCAATCGGCGTTCTATTGATGAATGGGAAGACTATGTTCCTTTCAGTTTGAAACATAAGTCTGACTTAGGCTTTGGCATTGATGAGTCTAAACTTGTGTTTGGATCGGACGATGTTTTGGTGGACGATaagttgagaaaaaaattgagtgaAGTGAGGAAAATTGAGGATGCATTGCTGTTGAAGGGGTCTGTTTTGAGGGAAGGGTGGGGAGATTGGTTCGAAAAGAAGGGTGATTTTTTGAGGAGAGATAGGATGTTCAAGTCGAACATTGAGATTCTAAATCCTTTGAATAACCCAATGTTGCAGGATCCTGATGGAATAGGTGTAACTGGATTAACTAGAGGAGATAAGATTTTCTTGAAGGGTCTACTAAATGAATTTAAGCGGACTCCGTTCTTGGCTAAGAAGCCATTGGCTGTTTCTGAAACACAAGACGTCGTTATAGGCGAAAGAGGTGCTGAACATGATAAGGAGGTCAATAGAGTGGAGAGAAGAGCTTTGACCAATGACAATATTCGCATGGTGAGGAAGAATGAGggtttagagagagaatactATGCAGATGGCAAGAG AAGAGGGAGATGCAATATGAGAGTTTTCATGGTGTGGAATTCGCCTCCATGGATGTTTGGTGTTCGGCAGCAGAGGGGTCTGGAGAGTCTTCTCCATCATCACCCAGACGCATGTGTAGTGGTGTTCTCTGAAACAATAGAGCTCAATTTCTTTAGTGGATTTGTGAAAGATGG ATATAAAGTGGCTGTTGTGATGCCAAATCTCGACGAGCTGCTGAAAGACACACCAACACACATATTCGCTTCAGTTTGGCATGAGTGGAAGACGACAAAATATTACCCAGTTCACTACAGTGAACTAATCAGGCTAGCCTCCATCTACAA GTATGGTGGAATCTATCTTGATTCAGACATTGTAGTGTTGAAACCTCTCTCCGAACTCAATAACACTGTTGGATATGAACACGAGCTTGGTGATAAAACTTTGAATGGTGCGGTGATGGTGTTCAGAAAGCACAG TCCTTTTATCTTATCGTGCTTGGAGGAGTTTTATGCGTCATATGATGATGCCCAGCTGCGGTGGAATGGAGCTGATCTTCTAACTAGAGTGGCCAAGCAATTTTTGAGCAGCAAAGACGTTGCTGATGTGAATGCTGAACTCCGGTTGCAACCATCTTCTGTCTTCTTCCCCTTCGACCATAATACAATCTCTAG ATACTTCACTGCTCCGCAAACAGAGATCGAAAAACACGACCAAGATAATCTCTATAACAAAGTTATGCAGCAATCAGTCACCATTCATCTATGGAACAGCGCGACGTCTGCTCTGATCCCGGAGCCTGAGAGCCTCGTTTTTAAACTGCTTAACCTGTATTGTATCCATTGCACTGATGCATTATGA
- the LOC125203119 gene encoding uncharacterized protein At4g19900-like isoform X1 — MLRQLRTRRRPRYGAHICALIAAVLLLLSVSLLYSRLSFFSSQPQHPLHHSRDNSFNPLLDDLDSETLTTTNPNDDRIDELDDVILEEGGSKNNEENLADEEDDDSTVQNQGAASKSSYFFDHVNSVVRRSFNRRSIDEWEDYVPFSLKHKSDLGFGIDESKLVFGSDDVLVDDKLRKKLSEVRKIEDALLLKGSVLREGWGDWFEKKGDFLRRDRMFKSNIEILNPLNNPMLQDPDGIGVTGLTRGDKIFLKGLLNEFKRTPFLAKKPLAVSETQDVVIGERGAEHDKEVNRVERRALTNDNIRMVRKNEGLEREYYADGKRWGYYPGLDERLSFGNFMDAFFRRGRCNMRVFMVWNSPPWMFGVRQQRGLESLLHHHPDACVVVFSETIELNFFSGFVKDGYKVAVVMPNLDELLKDTPTHIFASVWHEWKTTKYYPVHYSELIRLASIYKYGGIYLDSDIVVLKPLSELNNTVGYEHELGDKTLNGAVMVFRKHSPFILSCLEEFYASYDDAQLRWNGADLLTRVAKQFLSSKDVADVNAELRLQPSSVFFPFDHNTISRYFTAPQTEIEKHDQDNLYNKVMQQSVTIHLWNSATSALIPEPESLVFKLLNLYCIHCTDAL; from the exons ATGCTTCGTCAACTCCGTACGCGGCGGAGGCCCCGCTACGGCGCGCACATCTGCGCCCTAATCGCGGCGgtgctcctcctcctctcgGTGTCTCTCCTGTACAGCCGCCTTTCCTTCTTCAGTTCGCAACCCCAACACCCCCTCCATCACTCACGCGACAACTCCTTCAACCCTCTCCTCGACGATCTCGACTCCGAAACCCTCACCACCACCAATCCCAATGACGATCGCATTGACGAGCTCGATGACGTCATTTTGGAAGAGGGCGGTAGCAAGAATAACGAGGAAAACCTCGCCGACGAAGAGGATGATGACTCCACTGTGCAGAATCAGGGCGCTGCCAGTAAGTCTAGTTACTTTTTTGACCATGTGAACAGCGTCGTTCGGAGATCATTCAATCGGCGTTCTATTGATGAATGGGAAGACTATGTTCCTTTCAGTTTGAAACATAAGTCTGACTTAGGCTTTGGCATTGATGAGTCTAAACTTGTGTTTGGATCGGACGATGTTTTGGTGGACGATaagttgagaaaaaaattgagtgaAGTGAGGAAAATTGAGGATGCATTGCTGTTGAAGGGGTCTGTTTTGAGGGAAGGGTGGGGAGATTGGTTCGAAAAGAAGGGTGATTTTTTGAGGAGAGATAGGATGTTCAAGTCGAACATTGAGATTCTAAATCCTTTGAATAACCCAATGTTGCAGGATCCTGATGGAATAGGTGTAACTGGATTAACTAGAGGAGATAAGATTTTCTTGAAGGGTCTACTAAATGAATTTAAGCGGACTCCGTTCTTGGCTAAGAAGCCATTGGCTGTTTCTGAAACACAAGACGTCGTTATAGGCGAAAGAGGTGCTGAACATGATAAGGAGGTCAATAGAGTGGAGAGAAGAGCTTTGACCAATGACAATATTCGCATGGTGAGGAAGAATGAGggtttagagagagaatactATGCAGATGGCAAGAGGTGGGGTTATTATCCAGGTTTGGATGAAAGGCTGTCGTTTGGGAATTTTATGGATGCTTTTTTCAGAAGAGGGAGATGCAATATGAGAGTTTTCATGGTGTGGAATTCGCCTCCATGGATGTTTGGTGTTCGGCAGCAGAGGGGTCTGGAGAGTCTTCTCCATCATCACCCAGACGCATGTGTAGTGGTGTTCTCTGAAACAATAGAGCTCAATTTCTTTAGTGGATTTGTGAAAGATGG ATATAAAGTGGCTGTTGTGATGCCAAATCTCGACGAGCTGCTGAAAGACACACCAACACACATATTCGCTTCAGTTTGGCATGAGTGGAAGACGACAAAATATTACCCAGTTCACTACAGTGAACTAATCAGGCTAGCCTCCATCTACAA GTATGGTGGAATCTATCTTGATTCAGACATTGTAGTGTTGAAACCTCTCTCCGAACTCAATAACACTGTTGGATATGAACACGAGCTTGGTGATAAAACTTTGAATGGTGCGGTGATGGTGTTCAGAAAGCACAG TCCTTTTATCTTATCGTGCTTGGAGGAGTTTTATGCGTCATATGATGATGCCCAGCTGCGGTGGAATGGAGCTGATCTTCTAACTAGAGTGGCCAAGCAATTTTTGAGCAGCAAAGACGTTGCTGATGTGAATGCTGAACTCCGGTTGCAACCATCTTCTGTCTTCTTCCCCTTCGACCATAATACAATCTCTAG ATACTTCACTGCTCCGCAAACAGAGATCGAAAAACACGACCAAGATAATCTCTATAACAAAGTTATGCAGCAATCAGTCACCATTCATCTATGGAACAGCGCGACGTCTGCTCTGATCCCGGAGCCTGAGAGCCTCGTTTTTAAACTGCTTAACCTGTATTGTATCCATTGCACTGATGCATTATGA
- the LOC125203133 gene encoding protein EXORDIUM-like 7, whose translation MLKNQILLALVLYTSLFHSLPISRSQNHPIFSFNQQKNHEGSSNLIDLKYHMGPVLTSPINIYIIWYGKWDPNHQSTIRDFISSISSPAPSPSVAEWWSTVTLYTDQTGSNVTKNVALSGQFSDHAYSHGKSLTRLSMQSIIKNAVTSKNGTLPLNYRNGLYLVLTSPDVQVQDFCRAVCGFHYFTYASVAGATVPYAWIGNSGAQCPGMCAYPFAWPGGGLPPPAGSGVMGPPNGDPGTDGMISVIAHELAEVSTNPLINAWYAGDDPLAPNEIGDFCLGVYGSGAGGGYTGNVGKDSKGNGFNFNGVKGRKYLVQWVWDPVRGRCFGPNALD comes from the coding sequence atgttgaaaaacCAAATTCTTCTAGCCCTAGTGTTGTACACCTCACTATTCCATTCTCTTCCAATTTCAAGAAGCCAAAACCATCCAATTTTTTCCTTCAACCAACAAAAGAACCATGAGGGTTCATCAAACCTCATAGACCTCAAATATCACATGGGGCCGGTTCTTACATCCCCTATCAATATTTACATAATATGGTATGGGAAATGGGATCCCAACCATCAATCCACCATAAGGGATTTTATTTCTAGTATTTCTTCGCCGGCCCCATCTCCCTCGGTGGCCGAGTGGTGGAGCACCGTGACCCTCTACACCGACCAGACTGGCTCCAACGTGACAAAAAACGTGGCCCTGTCAGGCCAGTTCAGCGACCACGCCTACTCCCATGGAAAAAGCCTGACACGACTATCTATGCAGTCCATCATCAAGAATGCTGTCACATCGAAAAACGGCACGCTCCCCCTCAATTACAGGAACGGTTTGTACCTGGTGCTGACATCGCCTGACGTCCAGGTACAGGATTTCTGCAGGGCGGTGTGCGGGTTCCACTACTTCACGTACGCGTCAGTGGCGGGGGCCACGGTGCCGTACGCGTGGATAGGCAACAGCGGGGCCCAGTGCCCCGGGATGTGCGCCTACCCGTTCGCGTGGCCCGGGGGTGGGCTGCCGCCGCCGGCGGGGAGCGGGGTTATGGGCCCGCCCAATGGGGACCCCGGGACGGACGGGATGATCAGTGTGATCGCGCACGAGCTTGCTGAGGTGTCGACCAATCCGCTGATCAACGCGTGGTACGCGGGGGACGACCCGCTCGCGCCGAACGAGATAGGGGATTTTTGTTTGGGTGTGTATGGGAGTGGAGCTGGTGGAGGCTATACTGGAAATGTGGGTAAGGACTCAAAGGGCAATGGGTTCAATTTTAATGGGGTGAAGGGGAGGAAGTACCTTGTGCAGTGGGTGTGGGACCCTGTGAGGGGGAGGTGCTTTGGGCCTAATGCATTGGATTAA